From the Streptomyces sp. NBC_00390 genome, the window GCGTGACCGGCATCAGGTGCCGGGCCGGTACGCCCCGCCCAGCCCCCACGCCTGGTGCATCGCGTCCGCGAAGGCCCCCGCCAGTTTGTGCTCGCCCGTCGGGCCGGGGTGTGTGCCGTCGTAGGTGTCCGTGTGGATGTCGTACGACTCCGGGCGCGAAGCCAGCAGGATCGGGGACGCCGGGGTGTCCAGATCCGCGACCGCCTTGGCCAGCAGGACGTTGAAGCGGGCGCACTCGGCGGCGAAGGGGGCGTCGTACTCGGCGCGGATGTTCGGGATCACGGGGAGCAGTACCATCCGGACGTGCGGGTTCGCGGCGCGGGCCTCGGCGATGAACTCCCGCACATTATCGGCCGTTTGGTCGCTGTTCGTGTAGAAACCCAGGTCTATCAGGC encodes:
- a CDS encoding GDSL-type esterase/lipase family protein produces the protein MRFLFVGDSMTIGRAGDYSWRYRMWQHLGSVGDHEIVGPRTELYDTDAGAPVSTAYADPAFPAPARRHLSGWGEGWLHMAPAIRDAVAADEVDILLVSLGLIDLGFYTNSDQTADNVREFIAEARAANPHVRMVLLPVIPNIRAEYDAPFAAECARFNVLLAKAVADLDTPASPILLASRPESYDIHTDTYDGTHPGPTGEHKLAGAFADAMHQAWGLGGAYRPGT